The nucleotide sequence GCGGCGGCGGGCCCGACGGCGCCGGCCTGGACGTGCGCGCGAGAACCTACGACGGCGACACCCCCGTCTCCGAGCGGCGCTGGATCCGCGATCACGCCGATGCCGTGCTGTGCAATCCGGACATGCTCCATGCAGGCGTGCTGCCCAACCACCAGCAGTGGTCGCGATTCCTGCGCCGGCTGCGCTGGGTGATCGTCGACGAGGCCCACGTCTACCGCGGCGTGTTCGGCTCCCACGTGGCCGTGGTGCTGCGCCGGCTTCAGCGGGTCGCCGCGCTCTACGGCGCCGCTCCCGTGTTCATCGGCGCCTCGGCCACCTCGGCGCGACCGCAGGACTCGTTCGCCCGGCTGATCGGGGCTCCGAGCGAGGAGGTCACCGCGATCCGCGAGGACACTTCACCCCATGGACCGGTCACGGTCGTGCTGTGGGAGCCCGAGCAGTCCGGGGCCGAGGGCGAGAACGGCGCACCCGTGCGGCGCAGCGCCGTGGTCGAGGCCGCCGAGATGCTCACCGACCTGGTGCTGCGCCAAGTCCGCACCCTGGCATTCGTGGGCTCGCGCCGCGGCTCGGAGACGATCGCGCAGATCGCCCACCGCCAGCTCGAGGAGGTCGAGCCCGGCCTGGCCCACCGCGTGGCCGCCTACCGCTCCGGCTACCTCCCCGAGGAGCGCCGCGAGATCGAGCAGCAGCTGCGCGACGGACGGCTGCTCGGGCTGTCCTCGACGTCCGCGCTCGAGCTCGGCATCGACATCGCCGGGCTCGACGCCGTGCTGGTGGCCGGATGGCCCGGCACGCGCAGCTCGTTCTTCCAGCAGATCGGCCGCGCCGGCCGCGCCGGGCAGGACGCGCTGGCGGCGTTCATCGCCCGCGAGGACCCTCTGGACACCTATCTGGTCAACCATCACGAGGCGCTGTTCGACGATCCCCTCGAGGCCACGGTCTTCGACCCCGGCAACCCCTACGTGCTGGCTCCGCACCTGTGCGCCGCCGCCGCCGAGACGCCGCTGCGGCCCCAGGAGCTCGAGCTCTTCGGCCCCGGCGCCCCCGTGATCGTGGCGGCTCTCGAACAGGCCGGGCGCCTGCGTCGTCGTCCCACCGGCTGGTTCTGGACCCATGCAGAGGACCCGGCGGGCATGGTCTCGATCCGCGGCGACGGCGGCGGGCCCCTGCAGATCATCGAGACGGACACCGGC is from Kocuria palustris and encodes:
- a CDS encoding DEAD/DEAH box helicase, which codes for MHEPHPLLPLLGRGADPEQVRHVRELPGREAETAAWPETIHPDVVAAYGAMGIDKPYAHQARAIRAAGESHVIVATGTASGKSLAYQAPVLSDLHRGRLAARRAPGRLQHPDEATALYLSPTKALAADQLSALEGLIRRGGGPDGAGLDVRARTYDGDTPVSERRWIRDHADAVLCNPDMLHAGVLPNHQQWSRFLRRLRWVIVDEAHVYRGVFGSHVAVVLRRLQRVAALYGAAPVFIGASATSARPQDSFARLIGAPSEEVTAIREDTSPHGPVTVVLWEPEQSGAEGENGAPVRRSAVVEAAEMLTDLVLRQVRTLAFVGSRRGSETIAQIAHRQLEEVEPGLAHRVAAYRSGYLPEERREIEQQLRDGRLLGLSSTSALELGIDIAGLDAVLVAGWPGTRSSFFQQIGRAGRAGQDALAAFIAREDPLDTYLVNHHEALFDDPLEATVFDPGNPYVLAPHLCAAAAETPLRPQELELFGPGAPVIVAALEQAGRLRRRPTGWFWTHAEDPAGMVSIRGDGGGPLQIIETDTGQLLGSIGTSQAHQQTHPGAVYVHQGRSYLVDGLDLEHHLVSVTRAQPDFWTSAREVTTVSVIEEERSQQWGPVTVRFGQVQVTSQVVSFQRKAVPGNEVLGEEPLDLPPTDLRTRGVWFTAPGSELAAAGIEEPDLPGALHAAEHAMIGLLPLLATCDRWDVGGLSTALHADTELPTIFVHDGHPGGAGFAERGYDVARRWLQATRDAITACGCEAGCPSCVQSPKCGNRNQPLDKQAAVRLLDALLKAAPVADPQD